Part of the Denticeps clupeoides chromosome 3, fDenClu1.1, whole genome shotgun sequence genome, TGTAAACAATGTCAATGACGCACCAACATAGTGTTCTTGACACTAAAACATACTTTGCCTAAGAGCTCCCCAAGAATGACATCTTCGTGGTTCAGGATCCACTTCTTATcctgaaaatgtaataatttattttaatctgaATCCAAGTaagcataaaaacaaaaacaatgtcAAATTTCTTTTCCTCTAAGTGTCAGTCTATTTTTCAAACAGCAAAAACATGAAGACCTCACAATGAGGGACACCCACAACCACAGAAGTCCTTGTCTGATGCTCCTTGTATGTAATTACACAAGTATGGCCCACAAAGCTTTCATTTACATAGTATTTCACCAGATGTTTGTCAAATAATTATGGAAGCCAAGCAATTAGGGTCCAGACCACTGATTGAAGCAACAAAGAGACTGACTTGAACAACAACAGCACAGCAGCAACTCTTAAAACACTATAAGGAATCCACTGAACAGGCAGCTTCTTCCCAGTCAATGAACCTCatcaattacacacaaaaacacatcctCCGAAAATTACAAAAACTTTACATTCAACAGAGAGAGGCCTAAAGGTCAGAGACATTGCTTTGCACTGATGCGGCCTAAAGCCTGTCGGTGGGCCATTAAAAAGCACTTAACGTTTTGAAGCATCAGCAAATTCACCTCAGTGGTAATGGGAGAAATCATTAGCACCACACTGATAATGACTTCAATTAAAATACCATTAAGTTCAACACCACTGAGACAAGCTTTGCAGACCTTCATCAACACATAACAAACTGGAAGGTATGAGAAACAGTTCCATCCATTCAGTTCAATCAGTAATAATATCTTGGTTAACAATAATGGCCACAGAAAAGTGAATTCCTATTCTGACATACTGTGAACAAGGCATTGTTTAAGAACTACTTCAACTGAATAAATAGCATGTATaagcatttctctctctcctcctctcagtCAGGCACATGAGCAGAACAACTATAATTTGCACCAGCAGAAAACTGGTCCAATCACTGCTCTAGTGGAGGAGCTGAAAGACGAGCGACTCCAGAAGGTAACCTGTTTTGTAGTATTTTTGAGGGGGAGCAGTCAAACCATAAAGaacaacactcacacagatgctGGGATCTCCATCCTACTCTCCACTTATTAACTTTTCGGTATTTCAACCTAACTACGCCCGGTTGAATAACTATATGTTCAGACATGAAACAAAATAGAAGTCGGATTTCTCTTACTGTTACTGCTCTAttcaaaagtgaaagaaaaatacaaatggtTCTTATTACAAGCTTCCCAAGTCCAAGAGACTCATATAACTGAActaaaggaaaaacacacaagtgcAGGCTGATAGCTCTGCCACCACATAACACAGCTTGTCTTAAAGGTGCATTTCACATCTGTtacaaagcacagcaaaacAACTgtctattgaaaaaaaataacccaCACATTCTTCTCCGTAGGCTTGTCACAATATTGAAACTAAGGATGGTACTTGATTCTCGAAACTATATCTGATACTacaagggggagaaaaaaaaaagaaaaaaaaagttgcgcGCATACACACAACATCTGACACGTCCACAGGACCATGCATTAGACTTCTTTTATTTCGTAACTATTCCTATAAATCCTGGATGTGACACACTGGATGTGACTTTATTAAACACTCCCcatctgctgtgtattacatagAAAAATATGGGAAAAAATCACCATCACAGTACCCcaaaacacaaaccaaaatAAGATGGTCTCAAAAATTGTGCTTCCCAGTCATCTTTACAGATCATTTCCCAGGCTGAATGAGTGAAGTCCAATCAAATTCGATGCCATATAAAAGGAAATTTCCTCACCTTGACAACAGGGTTTAAAAGGACAACCCCAGATTTCTTCGTGATGACCTGCTTTGTGGAGTAATGATGCTCTATTAGCTGAGGAATGGTGGGGAATCCGGTGCCTTCAAACCGATATTGATTCTATGCAAAGAGGAACAGAAGCCAGATGTTATGAtctttggagaaaaaaaattagcagttagattaaaatacagaatatttCAGTCATAGAGATTCAATAAGGTATTGGGAAAAGCAGATAAGCAGGTGTCCCCTTCAACCCCTCTCCAGTGTACTCACATCAGCAAACTGGATGATGAAGTGCCGCCTCTGACCATCggagaacacagacagaacaTATTCCCCAGGTTTGCCATGACTTTCACGCACCAAGAAATCACCCTGCTGTTTCAGAAGCTCCTGAGCTTCAGTCCTGGGGATAGCACCATGGTACCACTCCTGTTCCCCCAGGGGCTTTTCACTGGTGGGAATCACATCAAAAAACTGCAGAGAAACACATTCACTGACATTTAGTATTACCATTATGAGGAGCAGCTTTGAAAAACAAGCATAGAAATATATCCAGTTTTTGATACTGATTACAAGCTCTAAATTGGagcttgtaatttttttctctcatgcTGATACTAACTGAAGATGAACCCAGGAGAGACTTTGGTGAGCGGATGATCCCAGCAAAGGAGTGTCGCAGTGTGTCAAACTTTGATACCTTTGTGGCTTTGTCCTACAACAGAAGACACATACAGTAAGACATTATTTAGCACATTATGAAACCGATGTCTCTTAATCTGTCTAATCCGATTAAAAGGTTATGATGAATCTGCATCTAGCAAAATCTCACAGTAATTCATTTCACACTTGGGCCTTGAATAGgtacataaacatttattttctcacTCGAGAACAATGCCATGCTGCTCTGAAGGGTGTGGAAGACAATCTCTTCAGAGGAAAAAGTGAGGATCTACTGCCCTCCACAGTCTCATTACACCAACACCAGcctcatttagaaaaaaagcagaataaaactaaaacatGTAAACAACATGCCATAACTCATAAAATCAGACTAGGGGTGGAAGATTGGTGGGGTGAGTTTCAGTGGGACATCAGAGGGATAATCTCGGATTAGGCAGACTTCAGACATTGCAAAACCAGCCAAATGTGATAAAGTGGTAAGGATCAGATCCATGGAAATAATGACAAGACCCTATCCAATCATCACGCCTCTGAAACACACAAGCGATGATGAGATTTTGTATAAGTGAAAATGACTTTCAGGAATCAAGTGTTGGGGTTATATCAGATTTTTGGGGTGATTTATGCAATATAGCAACACTTTCCTGAGAAATGCCCTAAGCACCCAGTCGGGAAACATCTCTACTTGGTctgcttcttcccacaggccatTCAGGCTCTCAACCTGGACCTTCACATCTCTTTCCCTCCTCAAGGGAgtcatacaaaatataatatattctgTGCAACTTCATTGAATTACAGGATGCAATAGATTTGCCTAAGACAATATACTTGCTAATTTTATTCTATAtggtttattctgttttatagTTTGTAGCCATACATAAGCTAAACATATTTGGAGCATTTCACTGCAAGTACAGCATATGATGGCTTATGCGACAAATACAAATGTTAATTTACTGTTAGATGTGAAAAATCCATTACAGACTTATATGgtacatttaatgtttcattttgctTATGTTTGAACTgcataattttataaaatactCCCCTTTCCTCAAACATCTGGGAAAGCATAAATGGATTTTTGTTGTAAAATTATGAGACTCAACACAACTGCACATCCACCACATTTCATACCTGGGGAACTGGGAAAGGTTAATAAGATAACTGACCATTGAGTTGATGGAGCGTGCGTCTTCTTCGTAGTTAACAACAGGCGGTGGTTCCTTGCCCTCGTTCTCCTGCATCTTCTGCTCCAGCAAATCTTTCTGGGCCAAGAGCTTTGCCTCTGTGCAGCGCAGCAGCTGTACGGTCTGTTTCAGCTCCTCCAGAGACTGTTTCTGACTGAGTAGTAACACCACGCTGAGAGCGCGAGAgcaagcaagagagagagaaagaacattCATTTAGATTAACACAAACACTAGCAAAATCCCTTTTGTGGAACATTTGGTGAGGAGAGTTTTTGACAAATTGCTGCAAACTGAAATGAGTTGCTGCCTAAGCACTTGTCCTCTATTTCCCCTCATATGCACACATATGGGATGAATTTTTTGAAAGAACAAACGTCACCAAGCATCAATACTTAGAATCAGAGAAAAAAGTAATCTCTGAGAACAGTTGGAGGGTGCTTAGCCCCCATATGGGTCCCGGAGGATGAGCGTGTGGACTGATTATGTCATCAGCTATTTTTCCCCCAGGGATTAGCCAGCAGACCTTAAAGAATGTTCCGGACGACACGTTCAACAGTCCGACCCCATCCGCCAATCActgcacattttcacaaaaacttCACAGCTGCAATGCAGATTTCAGACTATTTAGAAGCTGCCGTCAGACGTCATACTGGTGGTCAGTTTTCAGGGGcagaaaaacactgaataaaGTCAAGTAATGGACTGATGGATTAGCCATTTCGACCATTTCAGTCAAATTTTGATGAATTTGATGATAGCCAGATATTCAATTTGAAAATGGGAAAAGAACACTGTGTTGGCAAGTTTCGAATTTACACAAACTATGTGGCTCAATCACAATGCAAATACTATACACTATGACACATCTCACTATTTTGGCACACctctattacacacacagagatgtaCTCCTTACTAGGAGAAGAGTTCTGCAAATTGATTGATGTCAATCACAGATTCTTGCATTCAGGGCTCTTCTCTCAGCTACTGGATGTCAGCATGGCTTTTAGAAAtgtgtgcagtgtgaggtaGGCTCTGGATTTGATGAAGAATTGTTAAAGGGAAAACACGTTGCCACAACGCTGCAGGCAGCATATATGCTGGTGTAGTTAGATGTGGATTTTTATACtgacaaaagaacaaaatggaACAAACTGGGTGTTCCATGTGGccaattttaaaaattatatgacattggaaagtgaaaaaaaaatactacatcTCATTGGAAAATTTGTTTGAATCAGAAACACACATCAAAACATTAATTACCACATCAAGGtttatggtaataataataattatatttacgCACTCAGACTTCTTCTCACAGGTCTTTGTGGACTCTATGATCTTGCTTTCGAGCTCAATCATCAGGTCCTCTTTGCTGTGAAGATTATCCTGGGTAATAAGCAGCTCATCTGCTGTGGACTTCAGCCTGGAGGCCGCAGGCATTCAAaataagagcagaaaaaaatacataaataaaagcatGCAAAATCAACAAGACGAAGTGTATATACGAAATGTGGAATACTTGGGGAGCGTGTCACAATTCCTGAATACCACACTCACATGGCTTGTAAACTGTCCGCTGTCAAATTATTCCACAGAATCTCATTGGCCTGAAGATTCTCTGTGTCCTCTAACAGAGACACATCAAACTCTACAGAAGATTCTTTGGTTTCAGGTGACCTGAAGAAAGACATGAATGAAGCACCTATATGTGTCAAACCTACATTAACACACAAGCATATGAATAGTCTGGTGAAAATTTGTGTTACCCAAGGATGTTTGGAGAACATACCTGTACACTTCAATAAACGGTTCGTATTCTGTCACAGGATCAATTTGGTCAATGGAGGTGTGGATTTCTTTGTGCACCTTAACAATCTCATCAGTCAAAAGGCTGGTGATTTCACTGTACTCCTCCAAGATCCCCTTCCTTCaaatgagaattaaaaaaaaaaaaaaaacagaaatgatttcaatacaaatcagacaAATCTTTATCAAATAAACTAGACATTACACAGCTGTTTAGCTTCAATGTATCATGACTGCATTATTTGTTCTTTAGACACTACAGGACTTCAGATTAATCACAACATTAAATGAATcaaactgctaaaaaaaaaaaaaaaaggagatttCATTAGCAGCAGGATGTGCTGTATTGTTTAAACCAACGATTACAGAGGATGTAATGTATCGCTTCTTAAGATGTGTGTGGGTTTGATCTTAATGCAAGTTACATAAGGTTAGTGGATGGTTTATTTAATAGGTGTGGACATTTCACTTGTGTGTTTCCCCCTCAAAATAATTGCATACAATAATGGCCAATGTCAgggaatcatttttttaaatcagtaaaATGTggaagtcacacacacactcatcatcCCAACATGCTAGACTAAAAGACACTTTTGATGTAAAATGTGTGCGTCCGTCTGTCAGTAGGTGAGACATCGCGGTGCAGGCAGTGCTCACAGTGCGCCGATCATCTCCTCCTGCATCCTCTGCAGCGAGTCGAGCAGCAGGGGCAGCGCTGTGTCGTGGTAGTGCTCCTGATGCAGCTGGGCACTGCGCACCGCCAGCACATACTGGTTATGCAAGTTGTGCAGCTTCATGGTAGCCTTGTCGTAGCGATCGCGGGCCTTCTCCGGCTCCTTGCCTGCACACAGAGGGAAGAACAGGAAGATTTGAACACATCTCACTGATTCTATCCTCACTGCATTGGCTACCGGTAAAATTTCACGTAGACTATTAAATTATAGACTGCTCCCTGATTACAGGAGAATTGCGCTCACAAGGCTCTGGGTCTTACAGGTACCGAGAATAACCaaattctcagcaggtggacaAGCCTTCTGCTACAGAGCTCCCCTGCTTTGGAACACACTTCTTGCTAATGTTCGGAGTGACAAtatttacaacttttttttttttttttttaaatcaagcatTCCATAAGTTAAAACTCACATATACGACATCTATGCCGTTCTAGATAGTCCACTGGGGCAATCAGGCGTGGCAAAAAGTGACAcaaattcctgttttcacaaagtttcctgctagtgttttaattattatggctatttgcatatactccagaatgttatgaagagtgatcagatgaattgcaatgtccctctttgccatgaaaatgaacttaatccctaAAAACCCATTTCCTGTGCAATTCAGACCTGCCACAAAAAGACcggctgagatcatttcagtgttcCTCTTATGATTATCTTATAAaaacaagtgagagtgttgataaccacaaggctggagatcattctgtcatgctgactgagttagaattgCAAACggaatgctttaaaaggagggtgatgcttgaaatcattgttcttcctctgttcacCATGgctacctgcaaggaaacatgtgcaatCATCATTGCTTTGGGGCTTTacaggaaagtgaaagtgaagtgattgtcattgtgaaacactgcagcacagcacacggtgttgggtcctctgcttttaaccataaacCATAAAAAGGGCACAgccaaggatattgctgctactaagattgcacctaaatcaacaatttatcagatcattaaaaagtgatcagtgttgtgaagaaggctttagGGTGCCCAAGAAATCCAGCAAGCGCCAGTACTGTCTCAACTGCGGGAtgggggtgccaccagtgcagagcttgctcaggaaagGCAGCAAGCATGTGTGactgcatctgcatgcacagcgAGGCAAAGACTTCTGGAGGACGGCCTGATGTCAAGAAGGGcggcaaagaagccacttctctccaagaaaaacttcaaggacagactgatattctgcaaaaatgaCAGGGAtcgctgaggactggggtaaagtatACATAAATGTTTACTTTGCATAGGACAGCAACACAGTCAACTCTATAGGAACATAAACTCTCTGTTAATGTCTACAGACAGTCAGGATAGATATTTCTCATTTCCTTCTCAGATTGCAACATTAAGTATGTTTTTGATTGTCAGTTATGGGTCAGAAGTGCAACCAATCCTGTGATCTGGAAATGTTTGACTACTCCTGATGTGCTCAAACAGACTTTAATGCTCTTTGTTGATTTCCATTTTGAGTGCACAGGATAAATCTGTCTATATCTCatgatataaaatatgtaatgaatgtaaatacatcattttatgttatatatataaacaaactaAATTTATATaagatttaacatttttaactttCTAGGATGATCCATTGGTAAGAGGTCATTTCATATATGGTGAatattgtaaaaagaaaaaaaaacaaaaaaacaaaactgatatattttattcatatgctGTTTTTACAAAACATCTGATTAGTAGGCATGCCTCTTTTACCAAAAACCCCTTTGCATTTCCTAATACCTTTGCATGACACTTAATAAAGATCCCATCATGCttgaaattcctttttttttttttaaacagacaaCAAAGATGTTTAACCAGCCCTGAAGCTGTTCAAGGCCTGTTTTTTGGCAAGTCATCATGCTTTACCTTTTGCAACGGCTTCCTTGTATTTTTCTTTGGCACAATGGGCATCCTTGGTTAACTGTCGATAGGTGCATTTCAGCTTTTCCAAGTCATTTTTtgttacctttaaaaaaaagttcaaacaaagtaaagttaaagtaaaTATGTAAAAGCCTGAAGACAAACAGTGGATAGGGACATTTAAAATATGTGATGATGCTCATGGgaaaatatttccatgtaacatCAGAAGGAAGTGACTAGAACAATCATATGTGGTGATATAAACAGTGACACACACCTTGTAGAGCTCTGACTGGATCTGCTGGTGAAGGCTTTGGTAGCTCTTTTTTACATGCTGCTTGTCTTTGATCATCATGGTGAGGCGGTGAAGAGGTCCCGAGTTGAGTTCCTCTGCATGGGACTTCATGATTTTGCTCAGGTTTTCAGTCTGTTGCACCATACTAGTCCAGGACTGAGAGTTGGGGGATAGAAGCGATGCAGAAAACATTATTATGGGTAAGACACAAACGCAGGCCGTTATCAAGGCAAGTAAGAGCAGGGTCGCTACCTTGGAGACGCTACTGATGTACTGGATCTGGGAGCTCTCGTGCTTGTCCACCTGCTGGCTGATGTTGAGCAGAAGCGAGGAGTACTCCTTGTCGCTCTTCACACGCAGTGTCATGAAGCGCTTGACTGTGTCCAGCAGCTTCAGCTCCCAGTCCTGCAGTTTGATCAGGCCCTCGTGGGAGTTACGCAGGTCCTGACCAAACCCCATCTTCTTCTGGAGGCACGCAgtttctctcactcactcaccaggGACAAGCAGCTCTCAGGTCTGcatgttttttccctttctgcAAAGAGGAAATGACAAACatgtcagggttttttttttctgtcacagaTAAAAACCTTAAAGCATACAATGAGGTAACATAATCTACCCTGTGCAGAGctcaaataaagaaataaagcacCTCAAATGACGATTGTTTTAGTAAAAAAGTTAGCTGGACGTTATCGGCAATTAAAAAaccaatgtgtgtgtaggttcaGACATGcatgtgaaagtggagattttaaggtttttgtttaattagtaagagaaaatccagcgaTGACCTGTGAACGTATGTGGGAAAACTCAGGTCAAATTATCGATGCTCCACTCTTTTTAACAAGATGCTCCTCAATGCACTCTGTGGTCTATTCCATTTTCAAGAAATAATGCACTGCAAGCAGAAGTGGTTTCGTGCATGTGACGCAGATATTTCTGTGGTAGGTcggtataatcaaaatcaaATACCATTTACAGTACACAGtactactattactattacATTACTAACACTTTCAAACTTGAAAGTGCCATAAACTATTGGTGTTGATGCGtcgttttaacattttattaatgtgatAGTAGTGTGAGCTCATTTTGATACCTTTAAGAGAAAACAGTCATGAAgaggtgattatttttttggacTTATTTAAACCCCCAAGCCACAACTGAACCCATAAATGCAACAGGAtggtaaaaaacacacacacacacacacacacacacacacacacacacacaatacaaataGGTATTGCATAATCACCACATGAGAGAAAACCTCTTCAGTCTAAGCGAGGATGCACCAAAACAAACCTGACTTTTTAACTCATTACGGTGATCAGAAAGATGTCAGCCTCACTAGATTTGTTTCATATAAGCACCCTGCAGATTGCAGGCAATTACTGTAAATGAGTGCCCCGTGCAGACGGTGGGATTTAATCTGCCATAATGCTTGTTATCGGCTTTATCAGTTGCCTTCTGTGGCTTTGCTGCATCACAGACGAGTACAATAGCTCAGCGTGCCTCATACAAGCTTTTTCAAACACCACCCACTAGCTCGGTCAAGCTTGCATTTACTTATACTAATAGGACCTAAATCATCTGTTTTAAAGCCACTATTTGCAGAGTATTCTGACACTGTAACCATAATTAACAAACTGTTTAAAACTTTGATTGAAGCTGTCGGCAGCTACGCAGCAGCAGGCCTGTAGTCACCACATTTCACACCCATTGCACATTCTTGGTGCGATGATGGGAGCTGCACTGCTGGAATTCATACTGCCACCCACGAGACCCGCACTGTAAACAACAGGGGGATGGCTTCAGAGCGGGGTCAAAACACATTATTGCGGAATGCACCAATGAACCAAAACGTCTTGGCATAATCAAAAGTTCATTGTGGACCGTCATCATTATTACAGCTCATGATGCATGCAGAAATCCTTCAGGTGTTTCTCAATTGATCTATTTTGCATTAACAAAGATCACTTGTACCCTCTCTCACAAGGTGAAGGTGAAATATCCTGAAATAAAGGAAGAAAATGCTTGACTTCAGCAGCCATTCAAAGACCTGCAACAGAGCAAAAATGTATGTGACTCCCTTATCTATCACAACCAGTAGTTAAATGGACAGTACCCctgactctcagggttaagtgtcttgctcaggggcacaatggtaataggtggagtttgaacctgtgactttgtagtcatctggttcataagcgagtatctaacccactaggatactaccaacATCACAACAGCTAGCCACTTGACCAACAATGTCCAAAAGTTCACGAGATGCCTTTCAAGTAGTGTACATGCCTAGAGAACTGTCAGGCGCCATTGACTATTACATAAGAATCACCTCACAGTCCACCAACCCAAAGATTCTGAAACTCAATCAACAAGGAGACAacacaaatgcttttatttGAGACTCACAGGTTGTAACAGGGTAGTAGGTTAACTGAATAGGGACAGCAGGAGAtcaataaaatctaaaatattaTGATTGTCATAATCAATTCCAATGTTGTAAGAATCATGACCTGCACAGGACTTTGTTCCCTTTTTAACAGTTATGAtgaactattttattttttttgcaaattccATAAATATATGAATCCATTGCACCATGCCTGTCACATGACCcataattattcaaataaaaccaCTCACTCATTTTCTACAGATGGTTATAATAGCCTAGaaagacactcgtctatgaatcagaagaccagtCACAGATTCTGTGtgtcacttactaccattgtgtcccagagcacgacacttaaccctgagtgtctccaggatgactgtccctgtaactacagattgtaaggcgctctggataaatgtaaatattaagttaaatattttaatatacatttacagcatttatcagacgcccttatccagagcgacttacaatcagtagttacaggggacagtccccccatggagcaatttagggttaagtgttttgctcaggtacacaatggtagtaagtgggattcgaacctaggtcttctggttcataggcgagtgtctaacccactaggccactaccacccaatataatataaaacataacaCGCATGAgtaagtgattgtctttgtgaaacactgcagcacagcacacgtgcacaccacgaaacgtgtcctctgcttttaaccatcacccttggtgagcagtgggcagccatgacag contains:
- the fer gene encoding tyrosine-protein kinase Fer, encoding MGFGQDLRNSHEGLIKLQDWELKLLDTVKRFMTLRVKSDKEYSSLLLNISQQVDKHESSQIQYISSVSKSWTSMVQQTENLSKIMKSHAEELNSGPLHRLTMMIKDKQHVKKSYQSLHQQIQSELYKVTKNDLEKLKCTYRQLTKDAHCAKEKYKEAVAKGKEPEKARDRYDKATMKLHNLHNQYVLAVRSAQLHQEHYHDTALPLLLDSLQRMQEEMIGALKGILEEYSEITSLLTDEIVKVHKEIHTSIDQIDPVTEYEPFIEVYRSPETKESSVEFDVSLLEDTENLQANEILWNNLTADSLQAMLKSTADELLITQDNLHSKEDLMIELESKIIESTKTCEKKSDVVLLLSQKQSLEELKQTVQLLRCTEAKLLAQKDLLEQKMQENEGKEPPPVVNYEEDARSINSMDKATKVSKFDTLRHSFAGIIRSPKSLLGSSSFFDVIPTSEKPLGEQEWYHGAIPRTEAQELLKQQGDFLVRESHGKPGEYVLSVFSDGQRRHFIIQFADNQYRFEGTGFPTIPQLIEHHYSTKQVITKKSGVVLLNPVVKDKKWILNHEDVILGELLGKGNFGEVFKGTLRDKTPVAVKTCKEDLPQDLKIKFLSEARILKQYDHPNIVKLIGVCTQRQPIYIVMELVPGGDFLSFLRKKKEDLKAKQLVKFALDAAAGMAYLELKNCIHRDLAARNCLVGDSNLLKISDFGMSRQEDDGIYSSSGLKQIPIKWTAPEALNYGRYSSESDVWSYGILLWETFSLGMCPYPGMTNQQAREQVEKGYRMSCPQKCPEEVYKIMQKCWEYKPENRPKFADIQKELASVKKK